CTCGCCGATATCCGCAGCGCCAATCGCGCCGAAGAGCGCATCGGCCACCGCATGCAGCAGCACATCCGCATCCGAATGGCCCAAGAGCCCTCGCGCCGACGGCACAATGATCCCCCCGAGCCTCAGCGGCCCCTTCCCATGAAACCGATGCACATCGTATCCGATTCCAACCCTCATCTCACCCATCCGGTGCCGTGCTGCTGACAGGGGATACCTTAAATTGAGCAATCACCTGTGGTCGGCTAAAGTACACCATCCAAATCACGGCACCACCTAGCGGAAGAATCCCTGGGTACCGATTACCGGGGATACCTCCAACCCACTCATCCATCAGCCAGCCTAGTAGCGATATGAGGAACACCCCACCCCCAACTATAATGAAAAACGTTCCTAGAACCTGTGCCATGGTCAACCCCCATGGCCGACGTTTGAAGACACCCAACGCCGGAATCATCAAGATGAGCACCGTCTGCGCAATATTGACAACGAATGGATGCTGCCACCAATGAAGAAAGTACATTCCTGAGAGCTGATCCTTTACTCCTTCGGAATTCAACTCAAACCCGCTGAGGATATGGAAAAGCCAGTAGAGACTCGGCGCTCCACATAACAAAATGAACGCATCAAAGCCATATCGCTTGATCTTAGCTACTGATAAAGGATCGGACATCAACCTGATCGTCGGGACCGATGTCTGAGGTTCGATGACCAACGCCGAAGAATCGCCTCTGCAAGGACCATATCTTCTTTGGTCGTCACTTTGATATTCAGCGGATCGCCGAGGATCATGCGGACGGGAAAGCCGGCGGCTTCGACAATCGATACGTCGTCCGGATAGCGCGCGAGTGTTCCATTGGTTTCCGCCAGCGCTTTCGCGAACCAATCCCGGCGGATGATCTGCGGCGTTTGGACAAACCAGAGCCGGTTGCGATCCAGCGTCTGCTCGACACGGCCTCGCCGATCAACCGATTTCACCGTCAGCGACGCCGGCAGGCCACATGCCACGGCCCCGTTGCGTGCCGCGGCTTTTAACGAACGCGTCAGTACGGCACGACTCAGGCACGGCCGGGCCCCGTCATGCACCAACACCCAGTCCGCCGCCGCGGGGATTTCCGCAAACGCCTTGGCCACCGATTCAGCCCGTGAGGCCCCGCCGACGCACAACGTCGTCTTCGTGATGCCGTGCCGCTTCAGCATGACCTCGACGCGCCGTCGATCCGTCGCGCGCGTCGGCAGGATAATCCACCGGATGGACGGATGCTGCTGCAGCACGCGAAGGGCATGCACCAGCAATGGCGCGCCGGCCACCGGCCTCCACAGTTTGTTGGCGCCAAATCGCCGGCTCGCGCCCGCCGCCGGAACAATCGCCGCCACCCTTCTCAGTAATTTACGAGGTTTCATTGAAATTACCAATTACCAAGCACCAATAACCAAACAATGACCAATGTACCAATGACCGAATACCCAAATAAGAATAGGTGATCTGTTTGGTTATTGGTCATTGCGTGCCATGACGATTTCAGCGCTTCGGCTGATTGTTCTCCGGTCTGACAAACACCATGCGTCCGGCGGCCGTCTGCAGCACGCTGGTCACGACACCGCGCACCGGCTGGCCGATGAGGGCGCGGCCGTTTTCGACCACCACCATCGTGCCGTCATCGAGATACGCCACGGCCTGGTGATGCTCCTTGCCTTCTTTAATCGGCTTGATCTCCAAGGATTCGCCCGGCAGGACGATCGGTCGAAGGGCTTGGGCCAGCTCATTGACATTCAGCACGCTGACGTGCTGCAGCTCGGCCACCTTATTGAGATTGTAGTCGCTCGTGATGACGCGCGTGCCCAGCACTTGGGCCAGCTTCACCAGCTTCTCATCGGTGTCGCGGATGGCGGGAAAATCTTCTTCATGGATGCGCACATCCACGGTGTTGAGCGCTTGCAGCTGCTTGAGCACTTCGAGCCCGCGGCGGCCTCGGCTGCGCTTCAGCGGATCGGCGCTGTCGGCCACCATCTGCAATTCTTTGAGGACGAACGAGGGGATGATGAGCTTCCCCTCGAGAAACTTCGCCTTGCACACATCCAGCAGCCGACCGTCGATGATGGCGCTGGTGTCGATCACATGCGATTCTTCGCCGCGGTCATGCCGCACGAGCCGCACATACGGGATAATGACGTTGAACTCATCCCGGCCCCGCAGGGCCATCGTCATGCCGAGATAGCAGAACATCCAGGTCAGCACCACGCGCGTCGCGCCGATCGTGTTCTCCTCAAGCGGCAGCAATCCCACCGCATCCGCGACGAGCTTCGCCATCAGAATGCCGAAGAGCAAGCCGAACACCGCCGCAGAGAATCCGCGGACGGACACCCGGCCGACACGGTGGATGAGCGCTTCCACCCCCATCAACGCCGCGCCGGCCACCCCGCCCACCAGCGCGCCGAGGATCCCGAAGCCCGCCGACGATTGGCGGATGATCTGCGAGCCGAGTAACGCGCTGATGATGATAAATCCGATGCGAACAAATCGAAGATTCATGGACCGCTCCTAGGAAAGGGATAACGTGACAGCTTCTTTCACATGCCGCACGGGAATCACCTCAAGCCCCGCACAGGCCACGCCGCCGCGAGGCACCGCCGCCACGCAGCGCTGAAACCCTAACCGCGCGGCTTCATGCAGTCGCTGCGCAATATTCGCCACCGGGCGCACCTCGCCGGTGAGCCCCACCTCCCCAACGGCGAGATCCCGCCGCTTTGTTGGCCGCTCGTGCACACTGG
This genomic stretch from Candidatus Omnitrophota bacterium harbors:
- the ispD gene encoding 2-C-methyl-D-erythritol 4-phosphate cytidylyltransferase; this translates as MKPRKLLRRVAAIVPAAGASRRFGANKLWRPVAGAPLLVHALRVLQQHPSIRWIILPTRATDRRRVEVMLKRHGITKTTLCVGGASRAESVAKAFAEIPAAADWVLVHDGARPCLSRAVLTRSLKAAARNGAVACGLPASLTVKSVDRRGRVEQTLDRNRLWFVQTPQIIRRDWFAKALAETNGTLARYPDDVSIVEAAGFPVRMILGDPLNIKVTTKEDMVLAEAILRRWSSNLRHRSRRSG
- a CDS encoding PIN domain nuclease, with amino-acid sequence MNLRFVRIGFIIISALLGSQIIRQSSAGFGILGALVGGVAGAALMGVEALIHRVGRVSVRGFSAAVFGLLFGILMAKLVADAVGLLPLEENTIGATRVVLTWMFCYLGMTMALRGRDEFNVIIPYVRLVRHDRGEESHVIDTSAIIDGRLLDVCKAKFLEGKLIIPSFVLKELQMVADSADPLKRSRGRRGLEVLKQLQALNTVDVRIHEEDFPAIRDTDEKLVKLAQVLGTRVITSDYNLNKVAELQHVSVLNVNELAQALRPIVLPGESLEIKPIKEGKEHHQAVAYLDDGTMVVVENGRALIGQPVRGVVTSVLQTAAGRMVFVRPENNQPKR